In Chaetodon trifascialis isolate fChaTrf1 chromosome 23, fChaTrf1.hap1, whole genome shotgun sequence, the following proteins share a genomic window:
- the vgf gene encoding neurosecretory protein VGF: protein MIGYHDASSALTLMVLLTGAFFFHLSTPNPINTPGDVNNPHKDIPPGLSVSGDGQNKDEERQSLQKEEAEDEEELFKDVDPKTLAAVLLEALNHSQVDRRWEVQEHNGTEEDMRAGIGKVKKEESYREVRTMEGADQDRDGRQELELLMATQRKDQEREEEAERKKAQEEEERMTEKVTSRTTSLTIQVKTQQQHANPDGGGENRQDAAPQQQPNSPTQGSSEEEEQLTPEELKSLETMMKEFPRLDTATKREGDSKQNQRKSRGYSSYNILPLNKGSDFAMSKKKLKWQEETQKALNFPTSRGNFMDDFEDNNYASSNAAQSHLPAEQEVNEDDEPESEGEEEDEEVLSPEEEEAQAKVEQEEMRRQAAEAQRAKMEEEKLADIASDMLLRYMVKQNNGNNKYSLSLSNAVEDKRSDEQQEVAEDNDIDPQTIDKLIEISSKLHLPADDVVDIISDVEKKKKKDVPPEITSRWQQPVTLLSSSLSSTNGFLASLISANQNSVPISKQPSPGVNLLKTWFQEKSPTKLQHLRNKLSKPLLTNQNLWPKPQKPMSIKQELWFKSPKSVWTNYPFYPYTYSSFYQRKAYPDYHPIFFTPPPRPRPHYYVPKPTHSLTKFLGNSMDDAYTFGPKNRYQTWVQPQLRKSPTDLQQKPHYSSYPLPLYPRTVHPLPMPKPRSPPQIPVIPFQQKQFYYSAPEPAVTRNEDYYVGEKQPYSNNRDNLEKYIYSRYS, encoded by the coding sequence ATGATTGGGTACCATGATGCTTCAAGTGCCCTTACCCTCATGGTCCTCTTAACAGGGGCTTTTTTCTTCCATCTATCCACCCCCAATCCAATCAACACCCCTGGAGATGTCAATAACCCACACAAAGATATTCCTCCTGGACTGTCAGTGTCAGGCGATGGGCAAAACAAGGATGAGGAGAGACAATCATTACAgaaagaagaggcagaggacgAAGAGGAACTCTTTAAAGATGTGGATCCCAAAACACTAGCAGCAGTTTTGCTGGAGGCGCTGAATCATTCCCAAGtagacagaagatgggaggtgcAGGAGCACAATGGGACTGAAGAAGATATGAGGGCTGGCATTGGCAAGGTTAAAAAAGAAGAGTCATACAGAGAAGTTAGGACAATGGAGGGAGCAGACCAAGACAGAGATGGACGACAAGAGTTAGAGTTGCTGATGGCCACACAGAGGAAGgaccaggagagagaggaggaagcagagaggaagaaagctcaggaagaagaggagaggatgacagAGAAGGTGACCAGTCGTACCACAAGCCTGACAATCCAggtcaaaacacagcagcagcatgctaaTCCAGATGGAGGAGGGGAAAACAGGCAAGATGCTGCACCCCAGCAGCAACCAAATAGCCCTACACAAGgtagcagtgaggaggaggagcaactCACCCCTGAGGAGCTAAAGAGCCTTGAGACTATGATGAAGGAGTTTCCTCGTTTGGACACAGCCACCAAGAGGGAGGGAGATTCAAAGCAAAAccagagaaagagcagaggttACAGCAGCTACAACATCTTACCACTCAACAAAGGCAGTGACTTTGCCATGTCTAAGAAGAAACTAAAATGGCaagaggagacacagaaagcCCTGAACTTCCCAACATCCAGAGGGAATTTTATGGATGATTTTGAGGACAATAATTATGCTAGCAGTAATGCAGCACAGTCACATCttccagcagagcaggaggtgaatgaagatgatgaaccagagagcgagggggaggaggaagacgaggaggtgTTAAgtcctgaggaggaggaggctcaggctaaagtggagcaggaggagatgaggagacagGCAGCTGAGGCACAGAGAGCCAAGATGGAAGAGGAGAAGTTGGCAGACATTGCCTCTGACATGCTGCTGCGGTACATGGTCAAACAAAATAACGGAAACAACAAGTACAGCTTGTCTCTGTCCAATGCTGTGGAGGACAAGAGGTCTGATGAGCAACAGGAAGTGGCAGAGGATAATGATATTGATCCCCAGACTATTGACAAGCTGATTGAGATCTCCAGCAAGCTCCACCTCCCTGCTGATGATGTGGTGGATATTATCAGTGatgtggagaagaagaagaagaaagacgtGCCACCTGAGATTACATCTCGTTGGCAACAACCTGTAACTCTGCTGTCTTCCTCATTGTCATCTACTAATGGTTTCTTAGCATCACTGatttcagccaatcaaaatAGTGTCCCCATCTCTAAACAACCCTCTCCTGGTGTCAATCTCCTCAAAACATGGTTCCAGGAGAAATCACCAACGAAATTACAGCATCTCAGAAACAAACTTTCCAAGCCTTTGTTAACCAATCAAAATCTTTGGCCCAAACCTCAGAAGCCTATGTCAATCAAACAGGAACTCTGGTTCAAATCACCCAAGTCTGTTTGGACCAACTACCCTTTTTACCCCTACACATACTCATCTTTCTACCAGAGGAAGGCTTACCCAGACTACCACCCCATTTTTTTTACTCCTCCCCCTAGACCTAGACCCCATTACTATGTCCCCAAACCCACTCACAGCCTCACCAAGTTCCTGGGAAATTCTATGGATGATGCTTACACCTTTGGTCCCAAAAACCGTTACCAGACCTGGGTCCAACCCCAACTGAGAAAATCCCCCACAGACCTCCAGCAGAAACCTCACTACTCCAGCTATCCCCTCCCTCTGTACCCCCGGACAGTTCATCCACTACCCATGCCCAAACCACGTTCTCCTCCCCAAATACCTGTGATCCCTTTTCAACAGAAGCAGTTTTATTATTCAGCCCCGGAACCTGCAGTGACAAGAAATGAAGATTATTATGTGGGTGAAAAGCAGCCATACAGTAATAACCGTGACAATctggaaaaatatatatacagcaGATACTCATGA